The Vibrio splendidus genome has a window encoding:
- a CDS encoding DUF285 domain-containing protein has protein sequence MSGLLASYKYFDQDISSWETSRVTNMNRMFFGVKRFDRKRSINLAF, from the coding sequence ATGAGTGGCCTTCTTGCTAGTTATAAATACTTCGATCAGGACATCAGTAGTTGGGAGACTTCCCGTGTCACCAACATGAATCGCATGTTCTTCGGTGTTAAGCGCTTTGACCGTAAGCGCTCCATAAACCTCGCATTCTAA